The genomic region TGGCCGGGCCACTCGCACGGCCGGTACAGCGGCTCGACGTGGTACGCGGACACCCGGTTCTTCGAGCTCGCCGACCGATGCCTCGCCTACTACAATGTCGACTCGCCGGGCGTGCGCGGCGCCACGCGGTACGTCGCGCGCAACACGACCGCGGACATCGAACGGTTTGCAAAGGCGATGATCACGCGCACGGTGGGCGCGACGGATCCGCCGGCCCACCGCCCGGCGCGGGCGGCCGACCAGTCGTTTCTGCCCAACGGCGTCTCGTCGTTTTCGATCTACCCGTTCCTGCCCGAAGACCACCCGGACTTTCGCGGATGGACGGGCGGGTCGGCCAACGCCTGGTGGTGGCACACGGACTTCGACACGCTCGAAAAGGCGGACTCGGCGGTCCTCGCGACCGACACGCGTATCGCGGTGACGGCGGTCGGCGAGCTCGCGAACGCGCGCGTGTTGCCGCTCTCGCCGGGCGACACGGGCGAGGAGATCCGGAAGGCCGTGTCGGACCTGCAGCCCGGGCTCGGGACCCATCTCGATCTGCGGCCGCTCGTCGCCGACGCCGACGCGTTCATCGCGGCCGCGCGGAGTCTCGACGAGGCGCGAGACCGTCCCGGCGCCCCGCTCTCGACGCGGCGCCTCAACACGGCGCTCCTGCGCCTCAGCCGGATCCTGAACCCGGTCGTCTACAGTCGCCGCGGGCGGTTCTTCCACGACCCGGCGGAGTGGTCGCCGATCATGCGGGCGAGCGGGCGCTACGTGCTGCCGGGCCTCACGCCGGCCGCGGCGCTGCCGTCTCTCGCGGGCACCCGCGATTACGGATTCCTGCGCGCGCAGCTGCGGCGCGAGTGCAACCGCATCCGCGCGGCGCTGCGCGAAGGAACCGGGCTGGCGGCCGGCGTCGCCGAGCGGCTCGGCCGGACCTAGCGCCTCAGGCCAGCGCTTCCAGCACGGCGCGGCCCGCGGCGCGCGTCGAGGCGACGGTGCCGCCCGGCCGCAGGCCCAGCGAGCCGCCGGCCGCCGTCCGGTCGACGGCGGACCGGATCCGCGCCGCCGCGACGGGCAGGCCGAGCCACTCGAGCATCATCGCGCCGGCGAGGATCATCGACGCCGGGTTCGCGCGGTCCGTGCCGGCGATGTCCGGCGCCGAGCCGTGGACGGGTTCGAACAACCCGTGGCGCGCGCCCAAGTTGGCGGCGGGACAGAAGCCGAGGCCGCCGATCGTCGCGGCCGCGACATCGCTCACGATGTCGCCGATGAGGTTTTCCGCGAGCAGCACATCGAAGCGCCGCGACCGGTCGACGATCGCCGCCGCGGCGGCGTCCGCGTACACCGCGTCGAACTCGACGTCCGGATACAGCTCCGCGATCTCGCCCGCGACGCGGCGAAAGAAGGCGAACGACCGCAGCACGTTGGCCTTGTCGCAGCAGGTGACGCGCGCCCCGCCGCCGGCCGGGGATGCCGTCCGCGCCGCGGCGCGCCGGCGCGCGAGCTCGAAGGCGAGGCGCGCCACGCGCTCCGTGCCTTCGCGGCTGATCCGGATGCGGTCCTCGGCCGCCTCGGCGGTGACCTCGCCGCCGCCGCGGGTGGCGTACGCCCCCTCCGTGTTCTCGCGGACGATTACGTAGTCGGTGCCCTCCGGCGCGATCGCGGGAACGCCCGGGACGCGGCGTACGGGCCGGACGTTCGCGAACAGCGTGAAGGCTTTGCGGAGCGGCCCGGCGACGGTGCCGGCCTCCGTGCCGTCGGCGTGCCGTACGCCCGGCAGGCCGGCGGGGCCCTTCAGCATCGCGCGCGCCGCGCGGCAGGCTTCGAGGACGTCGGGCGGGACGCTGCCGCCCGTGCGCGCAAACGCCCGCGTGCCGGCGTCGAGCCGCCGCCACTCGAGCCGCGCGCCGGCGTCCTCGGCCGCCGCCTCGAGCACGGGGAGCGCCGCCGCCGTGATCTCGGGGCCGATGCCGTCGCCTTCCATGAGGGCGATCGCGTAGACGGTGGATGCGGGATCCACGGCCGGGAAGTTCAACGGCAGGACGGACGGTTCCCGGGAAAAAGAACCCGTGCACCGGCCCGCTTCGGCCGGTGAGCCCGTACGAGGAGGACAGCATGACGCCACCCCCGGTACGCTACGATGCCATCGTGATCGGGTCGGGCCAGGCCGGCACGCCGCTCGCGCGCGCCCTCGCCGGGGCCGGCCGCCGCACGGCGTTGATCGAGAGCACCCACGTCGGCGGAACGTGCGTCAACGAGGGCTGCACGCCCACCAAGACGATGGTGGCGAGCGCGCGCGTCGCATATCTCGCACGCCGCGGCGCGGACTACGGGGTGCGCACCGGTGATGTGTCCGTGGACATGGTCAAGGTGCGCGAGCGCAAGCGCGCGATCGTGGACAAGTTCCGCGGCGGCAGCGAGAGGAGCCTGGCCAAGCTCGAGCGCCTGGAGCTCGTCCGGGGCGAAGCGCGCTTCACCGGTCCACACGACCTCGACGTGGCGGACGGCTCCGGCGGCAGCCGGTCCGTGTCGAGCGACCTGGTCTTCTTGAACGTCGGCGCGCGGCCGTCGAAGCCGCCGCTGCCCGGCTTGGACGCCGTGCCGCACCTCGACTCGACTTCCATCATGGAGCTGGAGGCGGCGCCCGAACACCTGCTGGTCCTCGGCGGCGGGTACATCGGCATCGAGTTCGGCCAGATGTTCCGGCGGTTTGGCAGCCGCGTGTCGATCGTGCAGCGCGGCATGCATCTGCTCGCGCGGGAAGACGCGGACGTCGCGGAGGCGGTGGAAGGCATTCTGCGCGAAGACGGGATCGAGGTGCTGCTGAACACGGAGGCGCGCGGCGTCGAGCGCGGCGCGGACGGCGCGATTCGCCTCCGGGTGCGCGAGAGCGGGATCGAGCGGACGTTGAGCGGCTCGCACCTGCTGGTCGCGGCAGGACGCGCCCCGAACACCGACCGCCTGAACCTCAAGGCCGCCGGCATCGCGCACGATCACCGCGGGTTCATCCGCGTCAACGACCGGCTGGAAACGAACGTACCGGGCGTCTACTGCCTCGGCGACGCCAAGGACGGGCCGGCGTTCACGCATATTTCGTACGACGACTTCCGGGTCGTGCAGACCAACGTCCTCGGCGGCGGCGGCGCGAGCATCGCAAACCGCATCGTGCCGTACTGCGTGTTCATGGACCCGGAGCTCGGCCGCGTCGGGCTCACCGAAGCCGAGGCGCGCCGGCAGGGACACCCGGTGCGGGTGTTCACGACGCCGATGAGGGGCGCGGCGCGCGCGCTCGAGATGGGCGAAACGCGCGGTCTGATGAAGGCCGTGGTCGACGAGCGGTCGCAGCAGATCCTGGGCTGCGCGATCCTCGGCGTGACGGGCGGTGAGGTGATGACGGTCGTCCAAGCGGCCATCATGGGCCGCCTGCCGTACACGGCGCTGCGGGATGCCGCGATCGCGCATCCCACCATGGCGGAATCGCTCAACAATCTCTTCGACCAATAGCAAAAGGGGGGCGCGGCGTGGCGAAGCATCTGGTCTGCCTGACGTTTGATTTCGACGCGATCTCGATCTGGGTCCGGCGCGGTCAGACGACGCCGACGGCGCTGTCGCGCGGCGAGTTTGGCGTCGTCGGCGCCGAGCGCATCCTCGATCTGCTGCGCGCCCGCCGCATTCCGGCGACCTGGTTCATCCCCGGCCACACGCTCGACACCTATCCGGACACCTGCCGGCGCATCCACGCGGAGGGCCACGAGATCGCGCATCATGGCTATCTCCACGAGCCGCCGGCCACGCTCGCCCGCGACGATGAGGACCGCGTGCTCGTCCGCGGCCTCGAGGCGATTCGGCGCATCACCGGCGGCGCGCCGAAAGGCTACCGCTCGCCGTCGTGGGATCTCAGCCCGCACACCATCCCGCTCCTGCTCGCCCACGGCTTCGCCTACGACTCGAGCATGATGGCGCACGACCACCTGCCGTACCGCGCGCGTCAGGGCGACGAGGTCGGGCCGGACGGGGCCGTGCGCTGGGGCGGGGTGACGCCGCTCATCGAGATGCCGGTGTCGTGGTCCCTTGACGACTATCCCGTGTTCGAGCGGTTTTCCGGCCCGAACGGCATTTCGCCCGGGTTGATGCCGGCGGCCGGGGTGCTCGACAACTGGGTCGACGACTTCCGCTACATGGCGCGCGAGGCGGAGTGGGGTGTGCTGACCTACACCTTTCACCCGCAGGTCAGCGGCCGGGGCCACCGGATGCTGACGATCGAACGGCTGATCGACGCCACGCGCGATCTCGGCGCGACGTTCGCACGCATGGACGAAGCCGCGGCCGAATTCGCTGCGCGCGACCGCGGCACCGGCGCCGCTGGGGCCCGGGGGCCGGCGCGATGAGGGTTACGGGCGGCGAGGCGGCGTGCTACCGCATCCGCCTGCGGGAGCCCTGGCAGAGCTCGAGCCACGTCATCAGCGTGTTTGAGCTCGTTACCGCGCGCCTGCGGACGGACACGGGGCGCGAGGGGGTGGGATGGGCGTTTACCGTCGGCGCCGGCGGGACGGCCATCACGTCGTTCCTCAATGACGACCTTCTGCCGAAGGCCGGGGGACTGGACCCGGCGCTTGTCGAGCGCGCGTGGAGCACGCTGCACGGCACCGTGCGCGACGCCGCGCCCGGCGGCCTCGCGCTTCTGGGGCTGTCGGCGGTGGATATCGCGCTCTGGGACCTCAAAGCGCAGGCGGCCGGCGAGCCGCTGTACCGCCTGCTGGGCGGCGCGCGCGACCGGGCCGAGGCGTACGGCAGCGGCATCAACCTCAACCTGCCGGTCCCGGCGCTGCTCGCGCAGTTTCGCCGCTGGCGGGCGCGCGGCTTCCGCGCGTTCAAGATGAAGGTCGGCTCCGACGACGCGCGCGTCGACGTCGAGCGCGTACGCGCCGTTCGCGAGGAGATCGGGCCGGACGCGGTGCTGATGCTGGACGCGAACCAGAAGTGGACGGCGGGAGAGGCGGCCGGGCGGATCCGCGCGTTCGAGCCGTACGACCCGTACTGGATCGAGGAGCCCCTGCCGGCGGAGGACGTGGCCGGCCACGCCTGGCTGCGCGCGCGGGTGCGGTGCCCGATCGCGCTCGGCGAGAACCTTTTCTCCGCGGCGGCGTTCAACGAGTTTCTGCGGCACGGCGCCGTCGACGTCGTCCAGCCGGACGTCGTGCGGGTCGGCGGCATCACGCCGTTCCTCAAGATCGCGCACCTCGCCGAGGGCTACGGCATCCCGACCGCGCCGCACCTGGTGCTGGAGCTGTCGGGACAGCTCTGCTGCGCGATCCGCCACGCGTCGATGATCGAGGACCTCGACGGCGGCAACCTGCTTGACCTCGAAGCGCTCGAGGACCCGATTCACACCCAGGACGGGTACTTTACGCCGCCGGCCCGGCCGGGTCACGGGGTGCGGTTCAACTGGGACGCGCTCGCGCGCTGGAGGGCCGGCCGTGGGTGACCTTTCCGGGAAGACCGTTCTGGTGACGGGGGCGGCGCGCGGCATCGGCCGCGCGGCGGCGGTGCGGTGCGCCGCGGAAGGCGCCGCGGTCGTCGCGGCCGACCTCGCGCCGCCGGAGGAGACCGCCGCCGCGGTGAAGGCCGCCGGCGGGCGGGTGCTGGCGCTAGCGGTCGATGTCGCGGATCACGAGGCGGTCCGTGCGATGGCCGTCGCCGCGATGCGGGAGTCGTCACGGGTCGACGTCCTCGTCTCGAACGCCGGCATCGGGTTTCCGGACCCGGTGCTCGAGATCACCGAGGAACGTTGGGACAAGGTGCTCGACGTGAACCTGAAAGGCGCGCTCTGGTGCGCGCAGGCGCTGCTGCCGCCGATGCTGGCGCGGCGGGCCGGGGCGCTCGTCTTCGTGTCATCGATCGCGGGCCGGCGCCTGAGCTTGATCAACGGCGTCCACTACACGTGTTCGAAGTACGGCCTGATCGGGATGACGCGCCACCTCGCCTCGGAGCTCGCGGGAACCGGCGTCCGCGTCAACTGCGTCTGTCCGGGTCCGACGGAGACCGATCTCCTTGATCGCTACACGGATGAAGCGAAGCGTCGCGAGATGGTCGCGCGCACGCCGCTGCGGCGGATCGCGCGGCCGGAGGACATCGCGGAGATCATCGCGTTCGCCGCCTCGGACCGCGCCCGTCACGTCCACGGCGCGATCCTGGACGTGAACGGCGGCCTCTACTGAAGGGGCGCGTGAACGACGCCGTTCTGGAAACCCGCCGGGTCGGGCGACCGGCGGACTCGCGCGATCCCGGTTAGTCCCCGCGCGCCGTGAAGATCGAGCTGTAGTGCCCCGGCGGGAAGACGTACATCAGCGAGACCCGCTGGTCCAGCGCACCGCCGTTGTCGACTACGAACGCGATCCCGAGCTTGTCGTAGACGTACGTGCTGTCGTCTTGGTGCTCGTCGATCGAGTCTTCCTTGCCGTAGGCGCCGCGGAAGGCGCCGATGTCGGACCCGATCGCGATGCCGCGGTCGGTCTTGTACGAGTCGTCGAGCGAGACGACCAAGGCGACGACCTTCTTGGTGTCCTTGTCGGCGATGATGCCGATGCGTTTGAGCGGCCAGTAGTAGCCCGTCATCGTGCCGGACGGCAGGTCGTCCGA from bacterium harbors:
- a CDS encoding M28 family peptidase, whose translation is MAAPLETAAAAVRPDRLAGHLEWFAGVRRDTGGPGEGRAAEYIAGQLRDAGVPVEVHEFDAFLSYPIRATLQVLEPERLTLPCLTHSFARSTGPDGIVAELVEVGDGRVEQGAGRAALVNGLSTPVTVLRASRAGCAAVVFSNQDRVIHNMIGTTIWGTPDLDQVDRLPQCPAVSVDVEGGRALRGLLGRGGPVRVRIAAEVKTEWLRSLLPEATIPGTGAGGADPEQFVLAGAHYCSWNVGITDNAVGDACLLEAARLLWEHRAGLARGVRVCWWPGHSHGRYSGSTWYADTRFFELADRCLAYYNVDSPGVRGATRYVARNTTADIERFAKAMITRTVGATDPPAHRPARAADQSFLPNGVSSFSIYPFLPEDHPDFRGWTGGSANAWWWHTDFDTLEKADSAVLATDTRIAVTAVGELANARVLPLSPGDTGEEIRKAVSDLQPGLGTHLDLRPLVADADAFIAAARSLDEARDRPGAPLSTRRLNTALLRLSRILNPVVYSRRGRFFHDPAEWSPIMRASGRYVLPGLTPAAALPSLAGTRDYGFLRAQLRRECNRIRAALREGTGLAAGVAERLGRT
- a CDS encoding isocitrate/isopropylmalate family dehydrogenase codes for the protein MDPASTVYAIALMEGDGIGPEITAAALPVLEAAAEDAGARLEWRRLDAGTRAFARTGGSVPPDVLEACRAARAMLKGPAGLPGVRHADGTEAGTVAGPLRKAFTLFANVRPVRRVPGVPAIAPEGTDYVIVRENTEGAYATRGGGEVTAEAAEDRIRISREGTERVARLAFELARRRAAARTASPAGGGARVTCCDKANVLRSFAFFRRVAGEIAELYPDVEFDAVYADAAAAAIVDRSRRFDVLLAENLIGDIVSDVAAATIGGLGFCPAANLGARHGLFEPVHGSAPDIAGTDRANPASMILAGAMMLEWLGLPVAAARIRSAVDRTAAGGSLGLRPGGTVASTRAAGRAVLEALA
- a CDS encoding mercuric reductase: MTPPPVRYDAIVIGSGQAGTPLARALAGAGRRTALIESTHVGGTCVNEGCTPTKTMVASARVAYLARRGADYGVRTGDVSVDMVKVRERKRAIVDKFRGGSERSLAKLERLELVRGEARFTGPHDLDVADGSGGSRSVSSDLVFLNVGARPSKPPLPGLDAVPHLDSTSIMELEAAPEHLLVLGGGYIGIEFGQMFRRFGSRVSIVQRGMHLLAREDADVAEAVEGILREDGIEVLLNTEARGVERGADGAIRLRVRESGIERTLSGSHLLVAAGRAPNTDRLNLKAAGIAHDHRGFIRVNDRLETNVPGVYCLGDAKDGPAFTHISYDDFRVVQTNVLGGGGASIANRIVPYCVFMDPELGRVGLTEAEARRQGHPVRVFTTPMRGAARALEMGETRGLMKAVVDERSQQILGCAILGVTGGEVMTVVQAAIMGRLPYTALRDAAIAHPTMAESLNNLFDQ
- a CDS encoding polysaccharide deacetylase, translating into MAKHLVCLTFDFDAISIWVRRGQTTPTALSRGEFGVVGAERILDLLRARRIPATWFIPGHTLDTYPDTCRRIHAEGHEIAHHGYLHEPPATLARDDEDRVLVRGLEAIRRITGGAPKGYRSPSWDLSPHTIPLLLAHGFAYDSSMMAHDHLPYRARQGDEVGPDGAVRWGGVTPLIEMPVSWSLDDYPVFERFSGPNGISPGLMPAAGVLDNWVDDFRYMAREAEWGVLTYTFHPQVSGRGHRMLTIERLIDATRDLGATFARMDEAAAEFAARDRGTGAAGARGPAR
- a CDS encoding mandelate racemase/muconate lactonizing enzyme family protein, encoding MRVTGGEAACYRIRLREPWQSSSHVISVFELVTARLRTDTGREGVGWAFTVGAGGTAITSFLNDDLLPKAGGLDPALVERAWSTLHGTVRDAAPGGLALLGLSAVDIALWDLKAQAAGEPLYRLLGGARDRAEAYGSGINLNLPVPALLAQFRRWRARGFRAFKMKVGSDDARVDVERVRAVREEIGPDAVLMLDANQKWTAGEAAGRIRAFEPYDPYWIEEPLPAEDVAGHAWLRARVRCPIALGENLFSAAAFNEFLRHGAVDVVQPDVVRVGGITPFLKIAHLAEGYGIPTAPHLVLELSGQLCCAIRHASMIEDLDGGNLLDLEALEDPIHTQDGYFTPPARPGHGVRFNWDALARWRAGRG
- a CDS encoding SDR family NAD(P)-dependent oxidoreductase, which gives rise to MGDLSGKTVLVTGAARGIGRAAAVRCAAEGAAVVAADLAPPEETAAAVKAAGGRVLALAVDVADHEAVRAMAVAAMRESSRVDVLVSNAGIGFPDPVLEITEERWDKVLDVNLKGALWCAQALLPPMLARRAGALVFVSSIAGRRLSLINGVHYTCSKYGLIGMTRHLASELAGTGVRVNCVCPGPTETDLLDRYTDEAKRREMVARTPLRRIARPEDIAEIIAFAASDRARHVHGAILDVNGGLY